One stretch of Microcoleus sp. FACHB-672 DNA includes these proteins:
- a CDS encoding Calx-beta domain-containing protein: MAEIIGSSNNDFIDASGINALLGLEGNDTILGAKGDDSVSGGQGSDLIASDQGNDTVQGDEGDDQLFGGQGDDQLFGNIGNDDIFGNEGNDSIDGSLGNDTGRGGIGNDLVFGGVGDDQLFGDPGEDLLRGGSGSDALSGGEGNDRLEGDEDNDRLLGDEGNDVILGGGGNDSLRGGVGGDTLDGSDGNDFLLGDLDTPQPVIELDTEVPLPGLENFLSNDLAQDFIVGGAGNDTAVGSNGNDDIFGNLGDDQLFGNQGADDMYAGQGNDTMRGGQDNDQMYGDQGNDVMLGDIGNDQVAGGEGNDSLYGNQGNDVVYGNEGNDSLYGGQDNDTLQGGKENDLLFGDLGDDNLAGELGSDTLTGGQGRDIFGISKESGGATVTIADFVTDFEDTTDFIELASGLAFTDLNIFQGTDVNAANTVIQDKLTGQFLLVLNNVNVAAITQADFLPAPPTPPTPTAPPATGTIQFSAATYQYNENGAPVGVAVTVTRTGGSSGEATAQITLAGGTATPGVDYTNTPITVEFEDGEDTAQTITIPITNDIASEPNETVNLTLGNVVGATLGAQRTATWTIVDDDKAGTLEFTAPTFTINEDGTTSAAVTVKRTGGSAGDVTATVTLANGTAIGGTDFTNTPITVSFFDGQTADQTVTIPLTNDALVEGNETLTATLGSPTGGATIGTQRTATVNIADDDVPTVSIVATGDATAAEQGQTTGGFTITNSGATAVVVNYTVAGDAATDNSDYTITSSNPADPVGQITVVGNSTATLTVTPVDDVVLEGSETVDVALTPSAGYNVDATKNTASVSIIDNDVPIVEIVAANPNAREGGEQGLYTVSRRDGAGNPITTGALTVNYTVGGSARVNNDYDPLTGTIVIAEGQSTANISLNPVDDATVELTESVKLTLSNSTAYSVGPLKDATVNIKDNEAPTMVIFASDDRAEEADLSSGTFLIQRLGDLSGSLTVNYAVAGTSSATPGVDYVQLGSSVTFAPEQRDAFVTVAALNDTGSEPEPPYEELKVDLVEGAGYSLGFPVSNTVYIVNNGGL, encoded by the coding sequence ATGGCAGAGATCATCGGCTCATCAAATAATGACTTTATAGACGCCTCAGGTATCAATGCCCTACTAGGTCTGGAGGGTAACGACACGATCCTTGGGGCTAAAGGAGATGATAGTGTCAGTGGTGGCCAAGGCTCGGATCTCATTGCTAGTGACCAGGGCAACGATACTGTACAGGGCGACGAAGGCGATGACCAACTATTTGGCGGACAAGGTGATGACCAACTTTTTGGCAACATCGGAAATGACGATATTTTTGGCAACGAAGGGAACGACTCTATAGACGGTAGTCTGGGCAATGATACGGGCCGGGGCGGTATCGGCAATGACTTAGTTTTTGGTGGGGTGGGTGATGATCAACTCTTTGGCGATCCAGGCGAGGATCTGCTAAGAGGCGGCAGCGGCAGTGACGCGCTTTCCGGCGGCGAGGGAAATGACCGGCTAGAGGGAGATGAAGACAACGACAGACTGCTAGGCGACGAAGGCAATGACGTGATCCTGGGAGGAGGCGGTAATGACTCACTTAGGGGGGGTGTTGGTGGAGATACCCTTGATGGCAGCGATGGCAATGATTTTTTACTAGGGGACTTAGACACTCCTCAACCCGTAATCGAACTCGATACAGAGGTTCCTTTACCTGGGCTAGAAAACTTTTTGAGCAACGACCTCGCTCAGGATTTTATCGTCGGCGGTGCCGGCAATGATACCGCAGTCGGCAGCAATGGGAATGACGATATCTTTGGCAACTTGGGCGACGATCAGTTGTTCGGCAACCAAGGAGCTGATGATATGTATGCCGGCCAAGGCAACGATACAATGCGAGGTGGCCAAGACAACGACCAAATGTATGGCGACCAAGGCAACGATGTCATGTTAGGTGATATCGGCAACGACCAGGTAGCTGGGGGAGAGGGCAATGATTCTCTCTATGGTAACCAAGGCAACGATGTTGTCTATGGTAACGAAGGCAACGATAGCCTTTATGGCGGTCAGGATAACGATACCTTACAGGGCGGTAAAGAAAACGATCTTTTATTTGGCGACCTAGGAGATGACAACCTCGCCGGTGAATTGGGAAGCGACACTTTAACCGGCGGACAGGGACGCGATATTTTTGGCATTTCTAAAGAAAGTGGAGGCGCAACTGTCACCATTGCAGATTTCGTAACAGACTTTGAAGATACCACTGATTTTATTGAGCTGGCTTCTGGTCTGGCGTTTACCGATCTCAATATCTTTCAAGGCACAGACGTAAACGCAGCGAACACCGTCATTCAAGATAAGCTGACGGGCCAGTTTTTGCTCGTCCTCAACAATGTGAACGTCGCCGCCATCACTCAAGCGGATTTTCTGCCGGCACCCCCCACACCACCGACACCCACTGCGCCCCCTGCCACCGGCACTATACAGTTTAGTGCCGCAACCTACCAATACAACGAAAATGGGGCGCCGGTCGGCGTCGCAGTTACCGTAACCCGCACTGGCGGTAGTAGCGGAGAAGCAACTGCACAGATCACCCTAGCTGGTGGTACAGCCACACCGGGCGTAGATTACACAAATACTCCCATCACCGTTGAGTTCGAGGATGGCGAGGACACAGCACAGACGATAACAATTCCGATTACCAATGATATTGCCAGTGAGCCAAATGAAACAGTTAATTTAACGTTAGGCAATGTCGTTGGGGCAACGCTGGGCGCTCAACGCACCGCAACTTGGACTATTGTTGACGATGACAAGGCCGGCACTCTGGAATTTACAGCGCCCACCTTTACGATCAACGAAGACGGCACCACCTCAGCCGCAGTCACGGTGAAACGTACCGGCGGTAGTGCGGGAGATGTCACAGCCACTGTAACTTTGGCAAATGGCACTGCCATCGGTGGAACCGATTTCACGAATACTCCCATCACAGTCAGTTTCTTCGACGGGCAAACGGCTGACCAAACCGTGACTATTCCCCTTACAAATGACGCGCTAGTTGAGGGCAATGAAACGCTGACTGCGACTTTAGGCAGTCCCACTGGCGGCGCGACGATTGGCACCCAACGCACCGCAACTGTCAATATTGCCGACGATGACGTTCCTACTGTCTCGATTGTGGCCACTGGCGATGCAACGGCAGCGGAACAGGGGCAAACCACGGGCGGATTTACCATTACGAATAGTGGAGCAACTGCTGTCGTGGTGAATTACACTGTTGCTGGGGACGCTGCTACCGATAACTCTGATTACACCATCACCTCTTCCAACCCTGCTGATCCGGTTGGTCAAATTACTGTTGTGGGAAATAGCACAGCAACCCTGACAGTAACGCCGGTTGATGATGTGGTACTAGAAGGCTCTGAAACAGTAGATGTGGCACTCACTCCTTCAGCCGGCTACAACGTCGATGCCACGAAAAATACAGCCTCGGTGTCAATTATTGACAATGACGTTCCTATTGTTGAAATCGTTGCCGCTAACCCCAATGCCAGGGAAGGGGGAGAACAGGGACTCTACACAGTTAGCCGCCGGGACGGTGCCGGTAACCCCATCACCACGGGCGCTCTTACCGTAAATTACACGGTCGGTGGCTCAGCCCGGGTGAACAATGACTACGATCCCTTAACAGGTACAATTGTCATTGCAGAAGGTCAGTCCACTGCCAACATTTCCTTAAACCCCGTTGATGATGCGACAGTGGAACTCACTGAGTCGGTCAAACTGACTTTATCTAACTCTACAGCCTATAGTGTTGGGCCCTTGAAAGATGCCACTGTCAACATTAAGGACAACGAGGCCCCGACGATGGTCATTTTCGCTTCTGATGATCGGGCTGAAGAAGCTGACTTGAGCAGCGGCACCTTCCTCATCCAGCGTCTGGGCGATCTCAGTGGATCGCTAACGGTGAATTATGCGGTTGCCGGTACCAGTAGTGCCACCCCTGGTGTTGACTACGTCCAGTTGGGCAGCAGTGTCACATTCGCACCTGAACAGCGCGATGCCTTCGTAACGGTAGCAGCGTTGAATGACACCGGCAGCGAACCGGAACCCCCCTATGAGGAATTGAAGGTGGATTTAGTTGAAGGCGCTGGATACAGCTTAGGCTTCCCAGTCAGCAACACAGTCTATATCGTTAACAACGGTGGGCTGTAG
- a CDS encoding EAL domain-containing protein has product MIPTTMPKSQTDELASSPAKTYGFEPWLEEALEEITRLAAQVCEAPIALICLENGYQHCFKSKENLELPAIPAPYPSSDVAFYAKIPLIDAQGSKIGTLSVMDFLPHHLAKPQRKALQALSNKAVILLWRHQYPTGLPGELAQFAHKSVSETIKHGVDMAAEAVFWITSDGRCVYASEAACRQIGYSREALLKLSVWDINSDLSATNWLQHWHTLKQTGSFTLESCNHHKNGQNVPVKLTGDYLELEGKQYCCAIAQPLAESTETKTSVPAVEVAVNLTCAELESQVLALSTQLKQANEQLQKEIEEREKVEKALREREEMVQALLNASVESPVLIDSQGTILAASEMAAQRLGVSPKEITDKCIYELQPAELAHQKKVQIEQVIRTSKPVRFEEECAESCLESRIFPVLDAQGDVTRLAIFAREVREQKQNIGTRDYTSILEYRPLLERINEGLLIADKDGTIEFVNQHFCEMLGYKVEELLGRSEDDLVAGEADYCLLQEKRQQYSTGTYEDYEIELRKKSGETIWVLVSGTPVFDGHHCLSSSMKIHTDITQRKQAEATLRASEELHRITLSNITEAVFITDEAGKITFIGPNAQVSFGYSVAEIHALGKISKLLGENIFDWEQLKRTGEVQNIERQVRNKAGKRRTMLVNVKRVSIQEGTILYSCRDITDRRKAEEALYEERESFRLLLESVKDYAIFMLDPLGQVVSWNPGAEGITGYLASEIVGKHFSCFYTSEEIQEEKPWKALKQAALAGRLEEEGWRVRQDGSQFWADVIITVSRDKFGYLRGFSVVTRDITERKRAQEQLWHAAYHDPLTGLPNRAWFTNCLWSAVKVVKQRPDYRFAVLFLDWDRFKLINDSLGHSIGDQLLIAFAHRLQTCLRPNDTVARLGGDEFAILLDSIQDAGDASAVADQIHATLKSPFHINGHEVFTTVSIGIALSQTEVPEIASGDASPFTLDCYSRPEDLLRDADTAMYRAKSLGRARHEVFNAAMHANALERLHLETDLRRAILGKDETATIKNGEKILNSPVSSLHTSFLLHYQPIVSLKTGKLLGFEALLRWQHPTRGFISPTEFIPIAEDTGLIVPLGQWVLREACLQMAEWQKQFNTQELSVNVNISSKQLTAPCLIEQIDEILLESGLEATSLKLEITESLLMENAAAAAKVLDQLKARNIQLCIDDFGTGYSSLSYLQSLPVSTLKIDRSFVSRLDSQDENSEIVKAIVVLANNLGMDVVAEGIETEQQLMQLKGLQCDSGQGYLFSKPLDTKMAEALITSAPKW; this is encoded by the coding sequence ATGATTCCAACAACAATGCCGAAAAGTCAAACAGATGAGCTTGCTAGCTCACCTGCCAAAACGTATGGATTTGAACCTTGGCTGGAAGAGGCATTGGAAGAGATTACTCGCCTAGCCGCACAGGTGTGCGAGGCACCCATTGCCCTAATTTGCCTGGAAAACGGCTATCAGCATTGCTTTAAATCAAAAGAAAACTTGGAGTTGCCGGCAATTCCTGCTCCCTACCCTTCCAGCGATGTCGCCTTTTATGCGAAAATCCCCCTAATTGATGCACAAGGTTCTAAAATCGGCACCTTATCCGTCATGGACTTTTTGCCTCACCATCTGGCAAAACCGCAGAGGAAAGCCCTGCAAGCCTTAAGCAACAAAGCTGTTATTCTCCTCTGGCGGCACCAGTACCCAACGGGCTTACCTGGTGAACTTGCCCAATTCGCGCACAAATCGGTATCTGAAACAATAAAACATGGCGTTGATATGGCAGCCGAAGCAGTCTTCTGGATCACCTCAGATGGGCGATGCGTCTATGCCAGTGAAGCCGCCTGCCGGCAAATAGGCTATTCCCGCGAAGCGCTGCTTAAGTTGAGTGTCTGGGATATCAACTCGGATCTGAGTGCCACAAATTGGTTACAGCACTGGCACACCCTGAAACAAACCGGCTCCTTCACCTTAGAATCTTGTAATCACCACAAAAACGGTCAAAATGTGCCGGTGAAACTAACAGGAGATTATCTCGAATTAGAGGGCAAGCAATACTGTTGCGCCATTGCCCAGCCTCTGGCTGAGTCCACTGAAACGAAGACTTCTGTTCCGGCTGTTGAAGTCGCGGTGAATTTAACCTGTGCCGAGTTGGAAAGTCAAGTGCTCGCCCTCAGCACTCAATTAAAGCAGGCAAACGAGCAATTACAAAAAGAGATTGAGGAGCGGGAAAAGGTCGAAAAAGCCTTGCGAGAGCGAGAAGAAATGGTGCAGGCGCTTCTGAATGCGTCGGTAGAGTCACCAGTATTGATTGATTCACAAGGAACCATTCTCGCTGCGAGCGAAATGGCTGCCCAAAGATTAGGCGTATCCCCGAAAGAAATCACCGACAAGTGTATTTACGAGCTACAACCCGCCGAACTTGCCCACCAGAAAAAAGTGCAAATAGAGCAAGTCATTCGCACATCAAAGCCGGTACGATTTGAAGAAGAGTGTGCAGAAAGTTGCCTAGAAAGTAGGATATTTCCAGTCTTGGATGCTCAGGGTGATGTAACAAGACTGGCGATTTTTGCCCGTGAAGTGAGAGAACAAAAACAAAATATTGGAACAAGAGATTATACTTCTATCTTGGAATATCGTCCGCTGCTTGAGCGGATAAACGAAGGTTTGTTAATTGCCGACAAAGACGGCACCATCGAATTTGTGAATCAGCACTTTTGCGAAATGCTGGGCTACAAAGTAGAGGAATTGCTAGGGCGATCAGAAGATGACTTAGTCGCGGGAGAAGCCGACTATTGCTTATTGCAAGAAAAAAGACAGCAATACAGCACCGGCACTTACGAAGATTATGAAATCGAACTGCGGAAAAAGTCGGGAGAAACAATTTGGGTGTTAGTCAGTGGGACGCCGGTGTTTGATGGACATCACTGCCTGAGTAGTTCGATGAAAATTCACACAGATATCACCCAGCGTAAACAAGCCGAGGCAACACTGCGAGCCTCTGAAGAGTTACATCGAATCACCCTATCTAACATTACAGAAGCAGTTTTTATCACCGATGAAGCCGGCAAAATAACATTTATCGGACCCAACGCCCAAGTTTCGTTCGGATATTCAGTCGCAGAAATTCATGCGTTAGGCAAAATTTCTAAGCTGCTAGGAGAAAATATTTTTGACTGGGAACAGCTGAAAAGGACAGGAGAAGTTCAAAATATCGAGCGGCAGGTAAGGAACAAAGCCGGTAAGCGCCGCACCATGCTCGTGAACGTCAAGCGTGTCTCCATCCAAGAGGGAACCATTCTTTATAGTTGCCGGGACATTACAGATCGCAGAAAGGCAGAGGAAGCCCTGTATGAAGAGAGAGAAAGCTTCCGCCTTTTACTAGAAAGCGTCAAAGACTACGCCATTTTCATGCTAGATCCCCTCGGTCAGGTGGTTAGCTGGAACCCCGGTGCGGAAGGCATCACCGGCTATTTAGCCTCTGAGATTGTGGGAAAGCATTTTTCTTGCTTTTACACCAGCGAAGAAATTCAGGAAGAAAAACCGTGGAAAGCCCTCAAACAAGCTGCCCTTGCCGGCCGGCTTGAAGAAGAAGGCTGGCGCGTGCGCCAAGACGGTTCGCAATTTTGGGCTGATGTGATTATTACCGTCTCTCGCGATAAATTTGGCTATCTGCGGGGCTTCTCAGTCGTCACCCGCGACATTACAGAGCGCAAGCGGGCGCAAGAGCAATTATGGCACGCAGCATACCACGATCCCCTCACCGGCTTGCCTAACCGTGCCTGGTTTACCAACTGCTTGTGGAGTGCCGTTAAAGTGGTCAAACAGCGACCAGATTACAGATTTGCCGTACTGTTTCTGGACTGGGATCGCTTCAAGCTGATTAATGATAGCCTTGGGCACAGTATTGGGGATCAGTTGCTGATCGCCTTCGCTCACCGGCTGCAAACTTGCCTGCGCCCTAATGATACCGTCGCCCGTCTGGGAGGAGATGAATTTGCGATTCTCCTCGACAGTATCCAAGATGCCGGTGATGCCAGTGCTGTAGCAGATCAGATCCATGCCACTTTAAAGTCACCGTTCCACATCAACGGACATGAAGTGTTTACAACTGTCAGCATTGGCATTGCCCTTAGCCAAACTGAAGTCCCAGAAATAGCCTCTGGTGACGCCTCACCCTTCACCCTGGACTGTTATAGCCGGCCTGAAGACCTCCTGCGCGACGCTGACACCGCCATGTATCGCGCTAAAAGCTTAGGAAGAGCGCGTCATGAAGTTTTCAACGCCGCCATGCACGCCAACGCATTAGAGCGCCTGCACTTAGAAACAGACTTGCGGCGAGCCATCTTAGGAAAAGATGAAACAGCAACGATAAAAAATGGGGAAAAAATTCTTAATTCTCCTGTCTCTAGTCTCCATACTTCATTCCTACTTCACTATCAACCGATTGTGTCCCTCAAGACGGGTAAACTCTTAGGTTTCGAGGCACTCCTTCGTTGGCAGCACCCCACACGAGGCTTCATCTCACCAACCGAATTTATTCCCATTGCCGAAGATACTGGCTTGATTGTTCCTCTCGGACAGTGGGTTTTGCGCGAAGCTTGTTTGCAGATGGCTGAATGGCAAAAACAGTTCAACACTCAAGAACTGTCCGTGAATGTGAATATATCTAGCAAACAACTGACAGCACCGTGTTTAATCGAGCAAATTGATGAAATTCTCCTCGAAAGTGGGCTAGAGGCGACAAGCTTAAAGCTGGAAATTACGGAAAGTTTGCTGATGGAAAATGCCGCAGCCGCAGCGAAAGTGCTCGACCAACTTAAAGCCAGAAACATTCAGTTATGTATCGATGATTTTGGCACCGGCTATTCTTCTTTGAGCTATTTGCAAAGCTTGCCGGTGAGTACCTTAAAAATTGACCGTTCCTTTGTCAGCCGGTTAGATAGTCAGGATGAAAATTCAGAAATTGTTAAGGCCATTGTTGTGCTAGCAAATAATTTAGGGATGGATGTAGTCGCAGAGGGAATAGAAACCGAGCAACAACTAATGCAACTCAAAGGACTGCAATGCGACTCCGGGCAAGGATATTTATTTTCTAAACCTTTGGATACAAAAATGGCTGAGGCATTGATAACCTCAGCACCTAAGTGGTGA
- a CDS encoding Hpt domain-containing protein: MDAGKQQQILGYFLEEAKEHLETLEKGFLELQATVTDQERVNELFRAAHSVKGGAAMLGFNSIQQISHRLEDCLKILKENQVKVDPKIEALFLKGYDALKDLLERLQGPFGLREEEGDRVVQETEPAFAQLQDYLNSRIAGGASDEAGTDASIFGDQVVSVLKQMLQLFKQKETPASRQQLQKLCVGLAKMDAGAETWLKLVKTAHKAISHPQHSYAILAPFVIKELKQASDLVVVGKAEKIAPSYSLQQLAAGAPAAGLKQVVVVVEPKAAAKTLIQAFNKEQLVQLVQLLHKATK; encoded by the coding sequence GTGGATGCCGGGAAGCAGCAGCAGATTTTAGGTTATTTTCTAGAGGAAGCCAAAGAGCACCTCGAAACCTTAGAAAAAGGATTTTTGGAGCTGCAAGCCACTGTAACAGACCAAGAACGGGTAAACGAATTGTTTCGCGCTGCCCATTCTGTTAAAGGAGGCGCTGCAATGCTGGGTTTCAACAGCATTCAGCAAATTTCTCATAGGCTAGAGGATTGTTTGAAAATCCTTAAAGAGAATCAAGTCAAGGTCGATCCAAAGATAGAAGCTTTATTTTTAAAGGGGTATGACGCCCTCAAAGACTTGCTCGAACGTCTCCAAGGGCCATTTGGCTTACGGGAAGAAGAAGGGGATCGCGTGGTTCAAGAAACCGAACCGGCTTTTGCTCAACTGCAAGATTATTTGAACAGCCGGATCGCTGGGGGTGCGTCCGATGAAGCGGGTACAGACGCGAGTATTTTTGGTGATCAAGTAGTGAGCGTTCTTAAACAGATGTTACAACTGTTTAAACAAAAAGAAACGCCAGCCAGCCGCCAACAGTTACAGAAATTGTGTGTTGGTTTAGCAAAGATGGATGCCGGGGCGGAAACTTGGCTCAAACTTGTTAAAACTGCTCATAAAGCAATTTCTCATCCGCAGCATTCTTATGCAATCTTGGCTCCTTTTGTGATTAAAGAACTCAAGCAAGCTAGTGATTTAGTCGTCGTTGGTAAAGCCGAGAAAATTGCACCCAGTTACAGTCTGCAACAGCTAGCAGCCGGTGCACCGGCTGCCGGTTTAAAGCAAGTCGTCGTGGTTGTGGAACCCAAAGCAGCGGCAAAAACGCTGATCCAAGCATTTAATAAAGAGCAGTTGGTGCAGTTAGTGCAGTTACTTCACAAAGCCACCAAGTAA
- a CDS encoding GNAT family N-acetyltransferase: MVEQLKPSYSVAWINKIASVPQSAWDALALPLKTPFLEWEWLNNMETSGSATAKAGWLPNHLIVWRDRQMVAAAPLYIKGHSYGEFVFDHQWADLAHRLGIEYYPKLLGMSPFTPAEGYRFLIAPTEDEDELTGLMVNAIDHFCARNSISSSHFLYVDPAWRPILERHGFTSWLHHSYIWQNNGFESFDDYLGVFNANQRRNIKRERKAVEKAGLRLLTLTGDEIPKPLFSKMYSFYENTCDKFGWWGSKYLTKRFFEQLHHNYRHRVLFVAAYTEADERQPIGMSFCITKGDQLYGRYWGSFDEIDCLHFDACYYTPIDWAVNHGIQTFDPGAGGRHKKRRGFPATPNHSLHRFYNQRLSQILRSYIDEINEMERREIDAINQDLPFS, translated from the coding sequence ATGGTTGAACAGCTCAAGCCAAGCTATTCGGTTGCTTGGATTAACAAAATCGCCTCAGTACCCCAGTCTGCTTGGGATGCGCTGGCTTTACCGCTGAAAACCCCCTTTCTAGAGTGGGAATGGCTAAACAATATGGAAACCTCAGGCAGTGCGACGGCAAAAGCCGGTTGGCTACCCAATCACTTGATTGTATGGCGAGACCGGCAGATGGTCGCTGCTGCGCCACTTTATATCAAAGGTCATAGCTACGGCGAATTTGTCTTTGATCACCAGTGGGCCGATTTGGCCCACCGGCTGGGCATTGAATATTATCCCAAATTGCTAGGGATGAGTCCGTTTACGCCGGCAGAAGGCTATCGATTTTTAATTGCCCCCACAGAAGATGAGGACGAACTCACGGGCTTAATGGTTAATGCCATTGACCATTTCTGCGCTCGCAACAGCATCTCTAGCTCTCACTTTTTATATGTCGATCCCGCATGGCGACCGATTCTGGAACGCCACGGCTTTACAAGTTGGCTGCATCACAGTTACATTTGGCAAAACAATGGATTTGAGAGCTTTGATGATTATCTAGGAGTCTTCAACGCCAACCAGCGCCGCAACATCAAGCGAGAGCGCAAAGCTGTCGAAAAAGCCGGCCTGCGGCTGTTAACTCTAACTGGCGATGAAATTCCCAAACCCCTGTTTTCCAAAATGTATAGCTTTTATGAAAATACCTGCGACAAATTTGGCTGGTGGGGGAGTAAATACTTAACTAAACGGTTTTTTGAACAGTTGCATCACAACTACCGACATCGAGTTTTGTTTGTTGCGGCTTATACTGAAGCCGACGAACGGCAACCGATAGGAATGTCTTTTTGTATAACCAAAGGCGACCAACTTTATGGGCGCTACTGGGGAAGCTTTGATGAAATTGACTGCCTGCACTTTGATGCGTGTTATTACACACCCATTGACTGGGCTGTGAACCACGGCATCCAAACTTTCGATCCGGGGGCTGGAGGCCGGCACAAAAAACGACGCGGCTTTCCTGCTACTCCAAACCACAGTTTGCACCGATTTTACAATCAGCGTCTTAGCCAAATTCTGCGCTCTTATATTGATGAAATCAACGAAATGGAACGGCGGGAAATTGATGCCATTAATCAAGACTTGCCTTTTAGCTAG
- the moaA gene encoding GTP 3',8-cyclase MoaA, with product MNQVDYLRISLIDRCNFNCQYCMPEGAEIDYILKQNLLTDEELLTLIREIFIPVGFRRFRLTGGEPLLRPNVVKLVSQIAQLPETEDLAMTTNGFLLADLAEDLYQAGLRRINISLDSLEPATFDRIAGKAGRSRWPQVWAGIQAAHRVGFDPLKLNVVVIPGVNDGEVLDLAALTIERQWHVRFIEFMPIGNGDLFDGCGWVPSAQLRQQICDRWGLVESRVTGAGPADIFQIPGAKGTLGFISQMSECFCDRCNRMRLSADGWLRPCLLNEAGQIDLKAALRSGVPLAELREKVRQLLGLKPEINFKQRESGTAAGIYTRTMSQIGG from the coding sequence ATGAATCAGGTAGATTATCTTCGCATCAGTCTGATTGATCGGTGCAATTTCAACTGCCAATACTGTATGCCAGAGGGGGCGGAAATTGATTACATCCTGAAACAGAATTTGCTAACCGATGAAGAACTGCTCACCCTGATTCGAGAAATCTTTATCCCAGTTGGGTTTCGTCGGTTTCGACTCACTGGGGGAGAACCGCTGCTGCGTCCGAATGTAGTGAAATTGGTAAGCCAGATTGCCCAGTTGCCAGAAACTGAAGACTTGGCGATGACGACGAATGGATTTTTATTAGCCGATTTAGCTGAAGATTTATATCAGGCCGGCCTACGGCGAATAAATATCAGTTTAGACTCGCTGGAACCGGCAACCTTTGATCGAATTGCCGGTAAAGCAGGCCGAAGCCGGTGGCCACAAGTTTGGGCGGGAATTCAAGCAGCTCATCGGGTGGGGTTTGACCCACTCAAGCTGAATGTCGTGGTAATTCCGGGCGTAAATGATGGTGAAGTTCTAGATTTAGCCGCTCTTACCATTGAACGCCAGTGGCACGTCCGATTTATTGAGTTTATGCCCATTGGCAACGGCGATTTGTTTGATGGTTGCGGGTGGGTGCCATCAGCACAGTTGCGGCAGCAAATTTGTGATCGCTGGGGATTGGTCGAATCGCGAGTCACAGGTGCGGGGCCGGCTGACATATTTCAAATTCCCGGTGCTAAAGGCACGCTGGGATTTATCAGTCAAATGTCCGAATGTTTTTGTGATCGGTGCAACCGGATGCGCCTCTCAGCAGACGGCTGGTTGCGACCGTGCTTGTTAAATGAAGCTGGCCAGATTGACTTGAAAGCGGCCCTGCGAAGCGGAGTTCCCTTAGCTGAGTTGAGGGAGAAGGTGCGCCAGTTACTCGGTCTCAAACCAGAGATTAACTTTAAACAGCGCGAGTCAGGCACTGCCGCCGGTATCTATACGCGCACCATGTCACAGATAGGAGGTTAG
- the rpsD gene encoding 30S ribosomal protein S4, with the protein MSRYRGPRLRIVRRLGDLPGLTRKQPKRAYPPGQHGQNRKKRSEYAIRLEEKQKLRFNYGLTERQLLRYVRKARRVTGSTGQVILQLLEMRLDNTVFRLGMAPTIPAARQLVNHGHITVNGRGVNIASYQCRPGEIIAVKDKEASRKIVEANLANPGLAHTPSHLEFDKNTLVGKVNGVVEREWVALQVNELLVVEYYSRKA; encoded by the coding sequence ATGTCGCGATACAGAGGCCCGCGCCTCAGAATTGTACGTCGTCTGGGCGATCTGCCAGGGCTTACTCGCAAACAGCCGAAACGAGCCTACCCACCGGGCCAACATGGCCAAAACCGCAAAAAACGGTCTGAGTATGCTATCCGCCTAGAGGAAAAGCAAAAGCTCCGTTTCAATTATGGTCTCACGGAACGGCAACTGCTGCGCTATGTCCGCAAAGCCCGCCGAGTCACCGGCTCCACCGGCCAGGTCATCCTGCAGCTGTTAGAGATGCGTCTCGATAACACGGTCTTCCGCTTAGGAATGGCTCCTACCATTCCAGCCGCCCGCCAGCTAGTGAATCATGGCCACATTACCGTTAACGGTCGTGGAGTCAATATTGCCAGCTATCAGTGCAGGCCGGGAGAAATCATTGCGGTCAAGGACAAAGAAGCCTCCCGCAAGATAGTTGAAGCCAACTTGGCCAACCCAGGCTTGGCCCATACGCCCAGCCATTTGGAGTTTGACAAAAACACCTTGGTTGGTAAAGTCAACGGCGTCGTTGAGCGCGAATGGGTGGCCCTACAAGTTAACGAACTGCTTGTGGTTGAATACTACTCCCGCAAGGCTTAG